The sequence AGCAAATTCTTCCCAAAAACACTGGCAGTACAAAGATGTACTAGAATCTGAAAACATAAGCATTTAATAGCAATAGGATGAGTCAAAATCCACTTCAGGAAAAACAGTGTATCAATTAAACAAACACCACAAGTAACAAGTTCAAATACTGAAACAATTTAGAGATATCTCATCTAAAGCCAAAATGCTCATTCATCCTCCTGGCTGCGCAACCTAGCAAGCTTGTTTGTTACGACAACGTCAAGTTGGGCAGCTCGCTCGACGATCTCCTTCCTCTTCCTAGTGGAGACATTGTGTGCAATTTCTGCACAGTAAGTTCTGGCAAGGAAAGAGAAACGTGTTGGTTGACAAGACAAGATAAATCTAACTcatatttacagtacaaaatagGTTACGGGTGAGTGAGCTTATCATGTTACCTGTTGTGCATCATCAAGACCTCAAGCTCACTTGCATTATGCACAACAAACTTCTTGAAGCCGTTGGGAAGATAGTGGCGAGTCTTCTTGTCTGACCCATATCCAATATTGGGCATCAAGACACATCCCTTGAACTTTCTCCTCACTCTAGAATCGATACCTTTGGGTCTGCGCCAGCTTTCCtgttgacaaaaaaaatttaatgcaCAGTTCCAATTAGTAAGCACGCTCAGTCCAAATACAACTGAAGAACCACGAGACTTCTGAAAACTCCACATAAATTCACACGATCTCCTAGGAAAACGACACATGATATAGAAACCAATGAACTTTATTTCTGGATAGTAAAAACGTTATGCCGAAGATTTTTCTGAAGCATGCATCTAGACATAAGCATAGTAATATCTCAAATGATCCAATCTCATAAAATAGTAGGTACTCATCTCCAGTGACAGTGTGTTTCAAGAGTTATCTACCACCATCACCAGTTTTAGGATCTAACTCAATTAATTAAACAAAACACCACTAACACCACAACTCACCATACAGCTGCCAATTGACAGTCAAAATAACCAAAGATGGCTATTCACAAACAGTTACTGAATACTAAAGAAACGTGTTATTTTGATACgaaaaatgataattatttgaAGTAAAGTAAAACTATAATTGATAATAAAGGAACACTAACAAGGTGCTACAAGATATTACTAAAAGAATGGTAAAGACAAACAAACTAGAGATTAAAAAAAGATAGCTTACTAAAGGAGTATCTTAGGCTAACTGTATGAACTGGTAAAGACACCAGACTCTATATGCAATTTAATCAGCTGGTGCTGCATTTTCTGAATTGAACACTATATCATTCCCTCTCTACCCACAAAGGAAGTTTTGTATCAATCCTATACACCTTCAGCGCCAATCTTGGGATTACAATGGGTATATTGTTGCTTTTCCTAACATTGAGACAGTCAAACAACACCGCTAAAGCATAGTACAAACTTACTTCCATCCAGGCACAAAGTAACCTTCTGTACGAAGTTCAAAGCTGACAAACTACAGCTAGTTCTAAATAGTTTCTGTAGGACTATCTTGCGCACAATGTTGagcctttttctcttttttttttcctcaattcgacatatattcattcatttttcGCAAATAATCTAATGTAAAAACTGGATATGGTTAAATTGGAaagcaaaaaatgaaaaataatactaaCAATTCACAGTTTTGAgccatatttctcatttttttaccTTGATTCGACATAAATTAA comes from Capsicum annuum cultivar UCD-10X-F1 chromosome 2, UCD10Xv1.1, whole genome shotgun sequence and encodes:
- the LOC107859076 gene encoding 60S ribosomal protein L32-1; the protein is MAVPLLNKKVVKKRVKKFIRPQSDRRITVKESWRRPKGIDSRVRRKFKGCVLMPNIGYGSDKKTRHYLPNGFKKFVVHNASELEVLMMHNRTYCAEIAHNVSTRKRKEIVERAAQLDVVVTNKLARLRSQEDE